The following coding sequences lie in one Leishmania panamensis strain MHOM/PA/94/PSC-1 chromosome 19 sequence genomic window:
- a CDS encoding lipoic acid synthetase, mitochondrial precursor, putative (TriTrypDB/GeneDB-style sysID: LpmP.19.0330) has translation MSDVDKKDPQYKQIFLERFRKKLQSDKTGMSDLESFVELPEGITPVAASIGPIKRGSEPLPPWLKLNVPKGMTHRPRFNRIRRSMREKKLSTVCEEAKCPNIGECWGGGEDNGTATATIMVMGSHCTRGCRFCSVLTSRRPPPLDPDEPEKVAAAVHEMGVDYIVMTMVDRDDLPDGGASHVSRCIRTIKEQNPKLMLEALVGDFHGDLKVVEQLAATPLSVYAHNIECVERITPRVRDHRATYKQSLQTLEHVTKWTNGKMLTKSSIMLGLGEEEEEVRQTLRDLRTAGVSAVTLGQYLQPSRTRLKVSRYAHPKEFEMWEKEAMSMGFLYCASGPMVRSSYRAGEYYIKNIVKQRENAKGATTMEAVTAADAVAAGA, from the coding sequence ATGTCAGATGTGGACAAGAAGGATCCGCAATACAAGCAGATCTTTCTGGAGCGTTTCCGCAAGAAACTGCAGTCGGACAAGACGGGCATGAGCGACTTGGAGAGCTTTGTGGAGCTGCCAGAGGGTATcacgccggtggcggcgtccaTTGGTCCTATCAAGCGAGGTAGTGAGCCGCTCCCGCCGTGGTTGAAGCTGAATGTGCCGAAGGGTATGACGCACCGCCCTCGGTTCAACCGCATCCGTCGCAGCATGCGCGAGAAGAAGCTTTCCACCGTGTGCGAGGAGGCCAAGTGCCCTAATATTGGGGAGTgctggggcggcggcgaggacaATGGCACGGCGACAGCCACCATTATGGTGATGGGCTCGCACTGCACTCGGGGGTGTCGATTTTGCTCTGTGCTGACAAGCCGTCGCCCACCTCCGCTGGATCCGGACGAACCAGAGaaggtcgctgctgccgtgcacgAGATGGGTGTGGACTACATCGTAATGACGATGGTTGACCGCGACGACTTGCCTGACGGTGGCGCCTCGCACGTGAGCCGCTGCATCCGCACCATTAAGGAGCAAAATCCGAAGTTGATGCTGGAGGCCCTCGTCGGGGACTTCCACGGTGACCTGAAGGTGGTAGAGCAGTTAGCGGCTACCCCACTGAGCGTCTATGCGCACAACATCGAGTGCGTAGAGCGCATTACGCCGCGCGTACGTGACCACCGCGCCACGTACAAGCAGTCACTGCAAACACTGGAGCACGTCACGAAATGGACGAATGGTAAGATGCTCACGAAGAGCAGCATCATGCTCGGCCtcggcgaggaagaggaagaggtgcggcAGACGCTGCGTGATCTGCGCACGGCTGGTGTGTCAGCAGTAACCCTTGGCCAGTACCTACAGCCCTCACGCACCCGCCTGAAGGTGTCTCGCTATGCCCACCCGAAGGAGTTCGAGAtgtgggagaaggaggcgatGAGCATGGGCTTCCTCTACTGTGCTTCAGGCCCAATGGTGCGCAGCTCCTACAGGGCAGGCGAGTACTACATCAAGAACATTGTGAAGCAGCGCGAGAACGCCAAGGGTGCAACGACCATGGAGgccgtcaccgctgccgatgcagttgctgctggcgcgtGA